The following are encoded in a window of Microcaecilia unicolor chromosome 7, aMicUni1.1, whole genome shotgun sequence genomic DNA:
- the LOC115475143 gene encoding fibrinogen-like protein 1-like protein, producing the protein MVPADKISQLLNVPRGDVYEEFFAKDCQAAYLRGRRQNGLYVISPKEGPLLVVYCLFLEDGGWTVLQRNTGQEDGFWFRTWNDYKVGFGDLESNHWLGNENIYLLTQQNAFAVRFSLTDSEGLNHNADYYSFRVDAESTEYTLRLGAYQGQISDALTVMNETGVHDNRKFSTKDRDNDRYRRNCAVIYKGGWWFDKCGSSDLNSDRGIFWQGVCDMENPCLEDTIMIRPNGKNCNEEGQCLGVESGNVCMRQRSYIAMCAD; encoded by the exons AGTTCTTTGCAAAAGACTGCCAGGCAGCCTATCTACGTGGGAGAAGGCAAAATGGACTGTACGTCATCTCGCCCAAGGAGGGGCCTCTGCTGGTGGTCTACTGCCTTTTTCTAGAAGATGGAGGCTGGACAGTCCTGCAGCGAAACACGGGGCAGGAGGATGGATTCTGGTTCCGAACTTGGAACGATTACAAAGTTGGTTTTGGTGACCTGGAGTCAAACCACTGGCTTGGCAATGAAAACATCTACCTGCTGACCCAGCAGAATGCCTTTGCTGTCAGGTTTTCACTTACGGACTCTGAGGGTCTTAATCACAATGCTGATTACTATAGCTTCAGGGTAGATGCTGAAAGCACTGAGTATACCCTACGGTTAGGAGCCTATCAGGGTCAAATAAGCGATGCTCTGACGGTGATGAATGAGACCGGTGTGCATGATAACAGGAAGTTTTCCACTAAGGACCGTGATAATGACAGATATAGACGCAACTGTGCTGTGATATACAAGGGTGGTTGGTGGTTTGACAAGTGTGGTTCTTCTGACCTAAATAGTGACAGGGGTATTTTCTGGCAGGGAGTGTGTGATATGGAAAATCCATGCCTGGAAGATACTATCATGATTAGACCAAATGGGAAAAACTGCAACGAAG AGGGGcagtgtctgggggtggagagtgggaatGTCTGCATGAgacagcgcagctacattgccatgtgcgctgattag